A segment of the Desulfovibrio sp. Huiquan2017 genome:
TCGGCCCGTCCGGCTGCGGCAAGACCACCCTGCTGCGGATCATCGCGGGCCTGGAGCAGGCGGATTCGGGCTCGATCTTCCTCAACGGGCTGCCCATCACCCAGAAGCCCGCCAACGAACGCCCGGTGAATACGGTCTTCCAGTCCTACGCCCTGTTCCCGCACATGACCAACGCCGACAACGTGGCCTTCGGCCTGCGCTCCCAGAAGATCCCGGAGACCGACATCCGGCCCAGGGTGAACAAGATTCTCGAAATGCTCGAACTGATGAATTTCAAGGACCGCTATCCGGATCAGTTGTCCGGCGGCCAGCGGCAACGCGTGGCCATGGCCCGCGCCCTGGTCTGCGAGCCCGAGCTGCTCCTGCTGGACGAACCCATGTCCGCCCTGGACGCCAAACTGCGCACCCAGTTGCAAATCCAGCTCCGACGGCTCCAGCAACAATTGAACAAGACCTTCATCCTGGTCACCCACGACCAGGACGAGGCCCTGACCGTGTCCGACCGCATCGCGGTCATGAAGGACGGCGAGGTGTTGCAGCACGGTTCGCCCCGGCAGATATACGATCATCCCAACTGCCGGTTCGTGGCCGAGTTCATCGGCACGGCCAACATCCTCGACGCCGAACGGCGCAACGACCAGATCATTACCCACGCGGGCAAACTCGTCCTGCCCTCGCCACCCCAATGGAAGCGTGGGGCCCTGGTCATCCGGCCCGAGGGCATCGTCATGCGCGACCGGGAGCCCGAGACCAATGGCGTCCTGGCCACGGTTACGGAGACCTTCTACCGAGGCAATTTCCTGGACATCACCTTGGAACCGGCCGGACTGCGCATGCGTTGCGCACCGCACAAAAAACTCCAGGCGGGCGACCAAATCTGGGTTGAACTGCTCAAGGACGCATTGGTGGCCATCAATGACTAGCGAAAAGAACACCGACACGCGTATCTGGTTCGGCGAGCTGACCTCGAGCAGGGCGCTCAGGCGGCGGGGGCTGCTCCACGTCTCGCCCGGCCTGTTCTGGATCCTCATCTTCCTGACCGTGCCCGCCCTGGCGCTCATCGCCCTTTCCTTCGCCACGCGCGGCGGCTACGGCGAAATCGAATGGATCTTCACCTTCGAGAACTTCACCCGGCTGGCGGGTTACGGCATGTTCGGCTGGAGCCCGGACTATCTGATCATCCTGGCCCGCTCCCTGTGGGTGGCCTTCGTGACCACGACGGTGTGCACCGCCCTGGCTTTCCCCCTGGCCTTCTTCATCGCGGGCAAGCCCAAGACCACCCGTTACGTCTGGCTGACCCTGGTGATCATCCCCTTCTGGACCAACCTGGTCATCCGCACCTACGCCTGGCAACTGGTTCTCTCCCCGGACCTGCCCATCGCCCGGTTCGCGGCCGCACTCAGGCTGATTCCGGCGGGCAGCCCGCTCTATCCCTCCGAATTCGCCGTGTACCTGGGCATGATCTCCGCCTTCCTCCCCTTCGTGGTCCTGCCGCTCTACTCCAGCGTGGAAAAGCTCGACTGGTCCCTGGTGGAGGCGGCCCACGACCTCTACTCCAACAAGCGCCGCGTGTTCATGCAGGCCATCCTGCCCCAAACCCTGCCCGGCTTGTCCGTGGGGGCCATCCTGACCTTCGTCCCGGCCATGGGCATGTTCCTCATCCCGGACTTTCTGGGCGGCGCCAAATACATGCTGGTCGGCAATCTGATCCAGCAGCAATTCGGCAAAAGCCGCGACTGGCCCTTCGGCGCGGCGGTCTCCCTGGCCCTGATGCTCCTGACCATCATCGGCCTGTTCGTCTTCCGCCGCAAAGGCGAGAAAATGGAGGTGATCTAGGATGCAGATCAAACGCAGGCCGCTCCTGATCCCGACCCTGGCCCTGGGCACCCTGGCCTTTCTGTACATCCCGCTCCTGGCCGTGGCCTCGTTCTCGGTGAACAACTCCCGCTTCGGCCTGACCTGGCACGGGTTCACCTGGAAATGGTACCTGGAACTCTTCCGGAACGAGCAGATTCTCGAAGCCGTGGGCAACACCCTCCTCCTGGGGCTGGTCTCGACGGTCATCGCCACGGTGGTGGGCACGGCACTGGCCATCGGCATGAGCCGGTTCCCGTGGTCCAAGAAAACCTCGGCCTTCTTCGAGTTCAACCTCTACATGCCGGTCATCACCCCGGAAATCGTCTTCGCGGGCGCGCTGGTCATAGCCTTCGCCTCCCTGCGCTACTTCTCCTCGGTCTTCGAACCCGGCATGCTGAATATGATCATCGGCCACGTGACCTTCCAGGTGGCCTTCGTGGCCCTGGTGGTCCGCTCTCGCCTGGCCGCCTTCAACAACGAAATCGAGGAGGCCTCGCACGACCTGTACGCCACCAGTTGGTACACCCTGCGCAAGGTTATCCTGCCCATGCTCACCCCGGGCATCGTGTCCGGAGCCATGCTGGCCTTCACCCTGTCGCTGGACGACTTCATCATCAGCTTCTTCACGGCCGGGCCCACCTCGGTGACCCTGCCGCTCTACATATATGCGGAAGTGCATCGCGGCATCACGCCGAAGATCCACGCCCTGTCCACGGTCGGTCTGCTGGTGACCATCCTACTGGTTGTCGCCTCGCAAAAAATATCTAACAGTTTCAATGAAAAGGAGAGAGATGATGCGTAAACTGCTGCTGGCCATGCTAATGGTTCTGGTCATGGTGCCCTCCGCCTTCGCGGCCGAGGAGATGCGTCTGCTCGTCTGGAGCGAATACATGCCCGAGGATTTCCTGACGGATTTCGAGAAGGACACGGGCATCAACGTGCGCGTGGAATATTACGAATCCATGGAGGAGATGGTCGCCAAGCTTCAGGCGGGCGGCAAGAACCAGTATGACGTGGTCGTCCCATCCGACTACATCATCCCGGCCATGATCAAACTGAATCTGCTCAAGGAACTTGATCACGCCAAGTTGCCCAACCTGAAGAACCTCCAGTCGACCTTCATCGACCCGGCCTGGGACAAGGGCAACAAGTACACCGTGGCCTACCAGTGGGGCACCCTGGGCATGATGTACCGCAAGGACAAGCTCAAGGATTTCGACGGCTCCTGGTCGGTCATGTTCGACCCGGCCAAGCGCCAAGGGCCGTTCATCTTCGTCGACTCCATCCGCGAAATGCTCGGCTGCGCCCAGTGCGCCATGGGCATGGACGTCAACACCACGCAGAAGACGGACCTCAAGGCCCTGCTCGACAAGATGCTTGAAGCCAAGAAATCCGACTACTTCGCCGGATTCGACGTAGGCACCGGCGGCCGCTCCAAAGTCGTGGCCGGCACCGCCGTAGCCGCCATCGTATACAACGGCGACGCCCTGCGCGCCGTGGCCGACAACCCGGACACCTGCGCCTTCATCAATCCGAACGAGGGCACCATCGGCTGGGTGGACAACATGTCCATTCCCATCGGCGCCCCGCACCCGGACATGGCCTACGCCTTCATCAACTGGGTGCTGGAGCCCAAGGTCGGCGCCAAGCTGTCCAACTGGACCCAGTACGCCACCCCGAACAAGGCCGCCTACCCCTACATCACCCCCGAGGACTTCAAAAATCCGGCCATCTACCCGGCCGAGTCCTACATGTCCAAAATCCAGTTCATCAAGGACCTGGGCAAAGACAACAAGATGTACGACCAGATCTGGACCATGGTCAAAACCCGTTAATTCTCGAACCCGGCGGCCGGGGTGAAATTCCCCGGCCGCAATACTTTATCATGTTAGACCACTACCTGCTCATCAACGGCAACATCATCACCATGGACGGCCGGAACTCCCGGTTCGAAGCCATGGCCGTGGAAAACGGCCGCATCCTTCGGGTCGGCGCAAACGCCGACATGGCCGACCTCGCCGAGGCGGGCTGGCCCGTCACCGACCTCGCGGGAAAGACCGTCTTGCCCGGTTTCATCGACACCCACCAGCACCTCGGGCTGACCGGCCAGGTTCTGAACGGCCTGGACTTCCAGGGGACCAAAACCCTCGGCGCCGTGTTCGAAAAAGTACGGGAGGCGGCCAGGACCGCCGCGCCCGGCGCCTGGGTCCTCGGCTATACCCTCAACGACTTCGCCCTCGAAGAAAAACGGATGCCCCTGAAGGAGGAACTGGACGCGGTCTGCCCCGACAACCCGGTCATGATCGTGCATTCCTCCTGGCACATGTGCGCCCTGAATTCCTTGGCGCTTACGATTTTAGCCCCGCCCGCCGACCTGTCGGGCGTGGACCGCAAACAAAACGGCGACCCCACCGGCGTGGTCCGCGACCCCGGCGCGCCCGACTTCATCTTCCCGGCCGTGTCCTCGCGCACCCCGGAGGAGGTCAAGCTGAGCAGCTTCCGCAAGGCGTGCGAAGCGGCGCTGAAACAGGGCATCACCACCCTGCACTGTCTGGAAGGGGGCGGCTTCGGCCCGGGCGACACCCGCATCGTCATGGACAATCTCGACAAACTTCCGGTCAATGTGGTCCTCTGGAACCAGGTTATGGACGTGGGCGAGACCGTGGACATGGGACTTGCGCGCATCGGCGGTTGCATCTGCGCCGACGGGGCCATCGACGCCTATACCGCGGCCCTGTTCGAGCCGTACCTGGACCAGCCGGACAATTGTGGAACCCTGAACTACTCCCAGGAGGAGATGGACGCCTTCGTCCTCGCCTCCCACAAGGCCGGTCTCCAGGTGGCCGTGCACTGCGAGACCGACAAGGCCATCGAACAGGTCCTGTCCGCCATGGAAAAGGCCATTGCGGCCTTCCCGCGCGACGACCACCGCCACCGCATCGAGCACTGCGAGATACCCACGGTGGACCAGGTGGAGCGCATGGGCCGGGCGGGCATTCTGGCCGGCATGCAACCGGCGTTCATCCACTACCTGGTGGATATGGAAGACTACGAGAAACGGTTCGGCTGGGACCGACTGCGCTGGATGCACCCCTACCGGACCATGCTCGACAACCACGTCGTCATGACCGGGGGCTCGGACTGCCCGGTCACGCCGCACGGCCCGCTCATCGGCATCCAGACCGCCGTGCTCCACCCCATCGAAGAGGAACGCCTCACGCCGATGGAGGCCATCCGAATGTTCACCATCGACGCCGCCTACAGCGCCTTTGACGAGGCGAACCGGGGCAGCGTCGAACCGGGCAAGATCGCCGACCTGGTGATTCTGAGCGCCGACCCGACAGAGGTGCCCCCGGAGACCATCCGCGAGATCAAGATCGTCAAGACCATCGTGGAGGGCAAACCGGTGGAAGACCCCAGGGACGGGCCCGCCGCCTGACGGCCCGCCATCCCTGTCCGAAATCCCGCAAGCATCACCAGAAACCCGGAGTGGAATCATGACCCGCAACATCGACGAAGCGTTCAAGGAAGCAACTGAATTCATTGACATCATCAAGAAGCCCGTAGGCACCGTCTCTCTGGATGAACGGCGCAAGATAGCCGCCGAGACCGTGGAGAACTTCCGCGACTACATCAACAAAGGCTTCCTGGAATACCGTAAATCCGTGACCGAAGCGGGCGAGTTCGCCGTGACCGAATGGATGGGCCAGGGCTCCATCCTCAAGGATGCCCTGGACCGCGAATTCATCGACATCCTCGGCGGATTCGGCCTGTACAGCTACGGCATCCGCCACCCGAAGATCGTGGAGGCGGTCAAGGCCCAGCTCGACCGTTCCCCCCAGTACTCCCAGGAGATGCTCGACCCCCTCCGGGCCAAGCTCGCCCGTGTCATCGCCAAACTGACCCCCGGCGACATCCAGTACGGCTTCTTCGCCAACTCCGGCACCGAAGCCGTGGAAGGAGCCATGAAGCTGGCCAAGTTCTACACCGGCAAAAAGGGATTCATCTCCATGCTCAAGGGATTCCACGGCAAGACGCTGGGCTCACTGTCGCTCATGGGCAAGACCGACTACCGCGCCCCCCTGCTGCCCCTGCTCGAAGGCATGCGCCACGTGCCCTTCGGCGACGTGGAGGCCGTGGAGCGCGAACTGAAGTACGCGGCCGCCGTGGGTGACGACATCGCCGCCGTGGTGGCCGAGCCCATCCAGGGCGAGGCCGGGGCCATCGTGCCGCCCGACGACTTCTGGCCCGGCCTGCGCGCAGTCTGCGACAAATACGATGTGCTGCTCATCGCCGACGAGGTCCAGACCGGCTTCGGCCGCACCGGCAAGATATTCGGCGTGGACCACTGGGACGTGGCCCCGGACATCATGTGTTTCGGCAAGGCCCTGGGCGGAGGCGTGGTGCCCATGTCCGGATTCTTCTCCACCCCCAAAATCTGGGAGGTCATGGAGCCCAACCCGTTCATGCACACGACCACCACAGGCGGAAACCCCATAGCCTGCGCCTCGGCCCTGGCCGCCATCACGGTCATGCACGAGGAGGACCTGCCCGCCCAGGCCGCCCGAAAAGGCGAATACGTCAAGGGCCGCCTGGCCGAATTGTCCGAAAGATATCCGGGCATCCTCGACAAGGTCACCGGCAAGGGGCTGCTCATCGGCATGCACTTCGTGGACGATGAAATCGGCTACCACGTGGCTTCCGGCCTGTTCGCGCGCGGCGTGATCACCGCCGGAACCCTGACCAACGCGCGATGCATCCGTTTCGAGCCCGCCCTGAACATCCCCATGGATCTGCTTGACGAAGCCCTCAACAGAATGGAAGACGTCTTTAAATCACTGCCCGCCAGTTAAGGAGGATTCCCATGAACGCAAACGAGATCAAACTCTGGATCAACGGCCAATGGACCGACGCCGACGACGGTGCGCGCCTGGAAGTGGAGAATCCCGCAACCGGAGAAATCGTCGCCGTCGTGGCCAAGGCCGGTGAAAAGGACGTGCTCAAAGCCGTGGATGCGGCCAAGACCGCCTTCGAAGACGGCCGCTGGTCCGGCCTGACCCCGGCCCAGCGCTCCAAATGCCTCTGGAAGCTGGCCGACCTGCTGGAGAGCCGCATGGAGGAATTCGCCCGGGTGGAATCCGAAGACACGGGCAAGCCCTATGAAT
Coding sequences within it:
- a CDS encoding ABC transporter permease; protein product: MTSEKNTDTRIWFGELTSSRALRRRGLLHVSPGLFWILIFLTVPALALIALSFATRGGYGEIEWIFTFENFTRLAGYGMFGWSPDYLIILARSLWVAFVTTTVCTALAFPLAFFIAGKPKTTRYVWLTLVIIPFWTNLVIRTYAWQLVLSPDLPIARFAAALRLIPAGSPLYPSEFAVYLGMISAFLPFVVLPLYSSVEKLDWSLVEAAHDLYSNKRRVFMQAILPQTLPGLSVGAILTFVPAMGMFLIPDFLGGAKYMLVGNLIQQQFGKSRDWPFGAAVSLALMLLTIIGLFVFRRKGEKMEVI
- a CDS encoding spermidine/putrescine ABC transporter substrate-binding protein; translated protein: MRKLLLAMLMVLVMVPSAFAAEEMRLLVWSEYMPEDFLTDFEKDTGINVRVEYYESMEEMVAKLQAGGKNQYDVVVPSDYIIPAMIKLNLLKELDHAKLPNLKNLQSTFIDPAWDKGNKYTVAYQWGTLGMMYRKDKLKDFDGSWSVMFDPAKRQGPFIFVDSIREMLGCAQCAMGMDVNTTQKTDLKALLDKMLEAKKSDYFAGFDVGTGGRSKVVAGTAVAAIVYNGDALRAVADNPDTCAFINPNEGTIGWVDNMSIPIGAPHPDMAYAFINWVLEPKVGAKLSNWTQYATPNKAAYPYITPEDFKNPAIYPAESYMSKIQFIKDLGKDNKMYDQIWTMVKTR
- a CDS encoding amidohydrolase — translated: MLDHYLLINGNIITMDGRNSRFEAMAVENGRILRVGANADMADLAEAGWPVTDLAGKTVLPGFIDTHQHLGLTGQVLNGLDFQGTKTLGAVFEKVREAARTAAPGAWVLGYTLNDFALEEKRMPLKEELDAVCPDNPVMIVHSSWHMCALNSLALTILAPPADLSGVDRKQNGDPTGVVRDPGAPDFIFPAVSSRTPEEVKLSSFRKACEAALKQGITTLHCLEGGGFGPGDTRIVMDNLDKLPVNVVLWNQVMDVGETVDMGLARIGGCICADGAIDAYTAALFEPYLDQPDNCGTLNYSQEEMDAFVLASHKAGLQVAVHCETDKAIEQVLSAMEKAIAAFPRDDHRHRIEHCEIPTVDQVERMGRAGILAGMQPAFIHYLVDMEDYEKRFGWDRLRWMHPYRTMLDNHVVMTGGSDCPVTPHGPLIGIQTAVLHPIEEERLTPMEAIRMFTIDAAYSAFDEANRGSVEPGKIADLVILSADPTEVPPETIREIKIVKTIVEGKPVEDPRDGPAA
- a CDS encoding putrescine aminotransferase, with the protein product MTRNIDEAFKEATEFIDIIKKPVGTVSLDERRKIAAETVENFRDYINKGFLEYRKSVTEAGEFAVTEWMGQGSILKDALDREFIDILGGFGLYSYGIRHPKIVEAVKAQLDRSPQYSQEMLDPLRAKLARVIAKLTPGDIQYGFFANSGTEAVEGAMKLAKFYTGKKGFISMLKGFHGKTLGSLSLMGKTDYRAPLLPLLEGMRHVPFGDVEAVERELKYAAAVGDDIAAVVAEPIQGEAGAIVPPDDFWPGLRAVCDKYDVLLIADEVQTGFGRTGKIFGVDHWDVAPDIMCFGKALGGGVVPMSGFFSTPKIWEVMEPNPFMHTTTTGGNPIACASALAAITVMHEEDLPAQAARKGEYVKGRLAELSERYPGILDKVTGKGLLIGMHFVDDEIGYHVASGLFARGVITAGTLTNARCIRFEPALNIPMDLLDEALNRMEDVFKSLPAS
- a CDS encoding ABC transporter ATP-binding protein, which produces MTLEAYAVHKSYGDVQALRNVDLTVQKGELFTLLGPSGCGKTTLLRIIAGLEQADSGSIFLNGLPITQKPANERPVNTVFQSYALFPHMTNADNVAFGLRSQKIPETDIRPRVNKILEMLELMNFKDRYPDQLSGGQRQRVAMARALVCEPELLLLDEPMSALDAKLRTQLQIQLRRLQQQLNKTFILVTHDQDEALTVSDRIAVMKDGEVLQHGSPRQIYDHPNCRFVAEFIGTANILDAERRNDQIITHAGKLVLPSPPQWKRGALVIRPEGIVMRDREPETNGVLATVTETFYRGNFLDITLEPAGLRMRCAPHKKLQAGDQIWVELLKDALVAIND
- a CDS encoding ABC transporter permease, with protein sequence MQIKRRPLLIPTLALGTLAFLYIPLLAVASFSVNNSRFGLTWHGFTWKWYLELFRNEQILEAVGNTLLLGLVSTVIATVVGTALAIGMSRFPWSKKTSAFFEFNLYMPVITPEIVFAGALVIAFASLRYFSSVFEPGMLNMIIGHVTFQVAFVALVVRSRLAAFNNEIEEASHDLYATSWYTLRKVILPMLTPGIVSGAMLAFTLSLDDFIISFFTAGPTSVTLPLYIYAEVHRGITPKIHALSTVGLLVTILLVVASQKISNSFNEKERDDA